Proteins encoded together in one Impatiens glandulifera chromosome 1, dImpGla2.1, whole genome shotgun sequence window:
- the LOC124943077 gene encoding uncharacterized protein LOC124943077, translating to MAEEEERTMTVANPVLSITGVIMKLLNGLNSGLKPMIEHRISLLQVKDIVPADLDEKNLLPKHGFYVKVSDSSHSIYVSLPFEQDDLVLSNKIQLGQFIYVDQLDPGSPVPVVKGAKPIPGRHPFIGTPEPLMGLREKGETKIMSHLKKPFGSKRSLWEHSCSISSPLVMKPVPLDFDQCTPVKKSIFPMSPLLRGRKERSLTASRSSEGGGILSKIVESPGLVRKSCITPSILKFPRNNESRIPETHSTQQQQQQQKGKSLALLQ from the coding sequence AtggctgaagaagaagaaagaacaaTGACCGTTGCGAATCCAGTTCTTAGCATTACTGGTGTGATAATGAAACTCCTTAACGGGTTGAATTCCGGCTTAAAACCGATGATCGAACACCGGATCTCGCTTTTACAAGTGAAGGATATCGTACCAGCCGATCTTGACGAAAAGAATCTTTTGCCAAAACATGGGTTTTACGTCAAGGTATCGGATTCATCCCATTCGATCTATGTTAGTCTTCCGTTTGAACAAGATGACCTAGTTCTTAGCAATAAGATTCAACTGGGTCAGTTCATTTACGTTGATCAACTGGATCCTGGTTCCCCTGTTCCAGTTGTGAAAGGTGCAAAACCAATTCCGGGAAGACACCCTTTTATAGGGACTCCTGAACCATTAATGGGTTTGAGAGAAAAAGGTGAAACGAAGATTATGAGTCATTTAAAGAAACCATTTGGTTCGAAAAGAAGTTTATGGGAACATTCTTGTTCAATTTCGTCTCCATTGGTGATGAAACCTGTTCCTCTTGATTTTGATCAGTGTACACCGGTGAAGAAGAGTATATTTCCGATGTCTCCATTATTGAGAGGACGCAAAGAAAGAAGCTTGACTGCATCTAGATCGTCTGAAGGCGGTGGGATTTTGTCGAAAATTGTGGAAAGTCCTGGTTTGGTTAGAAAAAGCTGCATCACGCCGTCTATATTGAAATTTCCAAGAAACAACGAATCGAGAATACCAGAAACACATTCAacccaacaacaacaacaacaacagaaAGGAAAGTCTCTAGCCCTTCTCCAATGA